A stretch of the Ostrea edulis chromosome 9, xbOstEdul1.1, whole genome shotgun sequence genome encodes the following:
- the LOC125657718 gene encoding uncharacterized protein LOC125657718 isoform X1 translates to MSDPLSPRPPRKGKIVNIRIKFLDDTVHVFQVPVKDIGRSLWEAAIHHLQLVECDYFGLQYEDSHRLRCWLDNDKSILKQLPSPDSPLEFLVKFYTPDPGMLEEFTRYLYSLQIKKDLASGSMICSENTAALIASYIAQAEIGDFIIEEYRDYKYLMVLGSLVPNQTEEMLKKVAEYHKQHIGESPAEAEAGLLDTARKVETYGMKLCIARDHEGTTLSLAVAHLGILVFQQYTRINTFSWAKIRKLSFKRKRFLIKLHPETYVSGQKGYYKDTVEFFFDSRDFCKNFWKKCLEHHAFFRCHRIKPVPRNKTRLVSHGSSFRYSGRTQKQLMSYVRENPVVTPQFQRSVSGRISSSRSASVTPKITTKTIIHNTPDANNSLGSRGSHVVQVERVASPGRTDLNDTQSMDSSLSGSRSLHSPKFDHVQRSMEGTPAAEEEEEEREEDPVRGARFIVTKPECLDTNSHILSANQNVHDNGNLVSVDPKLSGDGGGGQSRTSTNNGEISVVDTNDSMGVRSGEIISSPDQNGVIVPHLKEGKRVMFAEDTKHSSSASEVLDSVTEQKQITSQAGKFVITLNEEIPAGTCITVSVEMSPVKEFPNSLEESENNVKNDTVDQCVVSSNSHPSSPSDLCEPSAASGSLEAKSAMVTSPHGASPEADKNDPDNLIEDIPYYLERRMYENSNVADAQEANSPPFIRRGRSSKKRRPTNMQIEHVKVYEGGSQSRTESPDSGRSFSLDKVTSKSMSPTGRAVLSRSPSTGPRHSSKSSLERSPSCNRKLEIVNVHRLPPKDSFSSIDDTTSPTMERDIVRHFQTRGILSKSSSFKGEKDIKARNPSLNKSSSFHGEKDLKTKIPNGEVTFINELHKRMSKIVDKKSADVERPDTPDLRRELGRKGAEEGSLPVDIIPHTRNTDSKPEAVIPVGLELSECVGQELDQPSQAAAFLILDKDHPSRKPNVKNITFSTFKPVDHSSEHNSRSDSGVLGDSETDAKSDYGSLPSAKHAESKKPLQIPVHPGDVIFNPTNSNVKPTHPEVAQVDKFYGPQRPRKVSFHRERGYKYSFESVNDPPAFALAEPVGDLYHSEAGRQGPSKSESTDILDVLECLEDEDMVESDTSESCTSSLDSEGPSEHTSSDEESHKQDEFLKFAKSLADSGKETTKDSGVGVDEGLMRDLSQDDPEQEDIGTVQVPEEDTEEMNVHNGGSPTDNHLPVIPQSLTDSSLSSVESDSDKNKRYSLDPLADLENPSIAEVNTSFSDSSDEEQEGGGCDGEETRGFVIPVLTISLPSSPDASGQSPQENENNELGSSEC, encoded by the exons ATGAGTGATCCCTTGTCCCCGCGGCCCCCTAGAAAGGGCAAGATTGTCAATATCAGGATCAAGTTTTTGGATGATACTGTACATGTTTTTCAAGTACCG gtcaagGACATTGGGCGGTCCCTGTGGGAGGCGGCTATTCACCACCTGCAGCTGGTGGAGTGTGACTACTTTGGGTTGCAGTATGAAGATTCTCATCGTCTCCGG TGCTGGTTGGACAATGATAAATCCATTCTGAAGCAGCTTCCCTCCCCGGATTCTCCACTCGAGTTCTTGGTCAAATTCTACACACCAGACCCCGGGATGCTGGAAGAGTTCACAAG GTACTTGTACAGTCTCCAGATTAAAAAGGATCTGGCCAGCGGGTCCATGATATGCAGTGAAAATACCGCAGCACTGATAGCTTCATACATAGCTCAAG CGGAGATTGGCGATTTCATCATTGAGGAGTATAGAGATTACAAGTATCTGATGGTTCTGGGCTCCCTAGTTCCCAACCAGACAGAGGAAATGCTGAAGAAAGTTGCAGAGTACCACAAACAACACAT AGGAGAAAGTCCTGCAGAGGCGGAGGCGGGACTTCTAGACACAGCTAGAAAAGTGGAAACATACGGAATGAAGCTTTGTATAGCCAGG GATCACGAGGGCACGACCCTAAGCCTGGCAGTTGCTCACTTGGGCATCTTAGTCTTTCAACAATACACTCGCATTAATACATTTTCATGGGCAAAAATCCGTAAACTCAGTTTTAAACGGAAGCGTTTCCTCATCAAACTTCACCCCGAAACATATGTTAGTGGACAGAAG GGTTATTACAAGGACACGGTGGAATTTTTCTTCGATAGCAGGGACTTTTGTAAGAATTTCTGGAAGAAGTGCTTAGAACATCATGCTTTTTTTCGCTGCCATAGAATTAAACCAGTGCCAAGAAACAAGACCAGGCTAGTTAGTCATGGATCTTCATTTCG ATACAGTGGAAGGACACAGAAGCAGCTGATGAGCTATGTACGAGAAAACCCTGTCGTTACTCCACAGTTTCAAAG atCTGTGAGTGGTCGGATCTCTTCAAGTCGAAGTGCCAGTGTCACACCAAAAATCACAACCAAAACAATTATCCACAACACGCCTGATGCCAACAACAGTCTGGGATCTCGGGGGTCCCATGTGGTTCAGGTGGAGAGAGTGGCCTCCCCTGGCCGGACTGATCTTAATGACACCCAGAGTATGGACAGTTCACTCTCTGGAAGTCGATCCCTACACTCGCCCAAATTTGATCATGTTCAGAGAAGTATGGAGGGGACACCAGCCGCCGAGGAAGAAGAGGAGGAGCGAGAAGAAGACCCTGTCAGAGGTGCCCGTTTTATTGTTACTAAACCCGAATGTCTAGATACTAATTCTCATATATTGtcagccaatcaaaatgtacatgaCAATGGTAACCTTGTGTCTGTTGATCCTAAGCTTTCAGGTGATGGTGGTGGTGGGCAAAGTAGAACAAGTACTAATAATGGGGAGATTTCTGTAGTTGATACTAATGATTCTATGGGAGTGAGATCAGGGGAGATAATTAGTTCTCCTGATCAGAATGGGGTCATCGTTCCTCACCTAAAAGAAGGCAAAAGAGTCATGTTTGCTGAAGATACCAAACATTCATCATCAGCATCCGAAGTGTTGGATTCTGTAACAGAGCAGAAACAGATAACAAGTCAAGCGGGAAAATTTGTTATTACTCTAAATGAAGAGATTCCAGCGGGAACTTGTATAACTGTTAGTGTAGAAATGTCACCAGTGAAAGAATTCCCGAATTCGTTGGAAGAGAGTGAAAACAATGTGAAGAATGACACTGTCGATCAGTGTGTTGTTAGTTCGAATTCTCATCCCTCGAGTCCATCAGATCTGTGTGAGCCATCCGCAGCATCAGGGAGTCTGGAGGCCAAGTCTGCAATGGTCACCTCACCGCACGGCGCGTCTCCCGAGGCGGACAAGAATGACCCAGACAATCTCATTGAAGACATTCCATACTACCTGGAAAGAAGAATGTATGAGAACAGCAATGTAGCAGACGCACAAGAAGCAAATAGTCCACCTTTTATTAGAAGAGGAAGAAGCTCAAAGAAGAGGAGACCAACAAATATGCAGATAGAGCATGTTAAGGTGTATGAAGGGGGTAGTCAGTCGAGGACTGAATCTCCTGACTCGGGAAGGTCCTTTTCCTTGGATAAAGTGACAAGTAAGAGCATGTCTCCAACAGGGAGGGCAGTGCTGAGTAGATCTCCATCTACCGGACCACGCCATTCCAGCAAATCTTCCTTAGAGAGGTCTCCCTCATGCAACAGAAAGTTAGAAATTGTCAATGTCCACAGACTTCCACCCAAGGACAGTTTTTCATCCATAGATGATACTACCAGCCCAACAATGGAGAGAGATATTGTAAGACATTTTCAGACAAGGGGAATTCTCAGCAAAAGTTCATCTTTTAAAGGAGAGAAAGACATAAAGGCTAGGAATCCAAGTCTTAACAAGAGCTCCTCTTTTCATGGAGAAAAAGATCTCAAGACTAAAATCCCAAATGGGGAAGTTACATTCATTAATGAACTTCACAAGAGAATGAGTAAAATTGTAGATAAGAAAAGTGCCGATGTTGAGAGGCCTGATACCCCTGATTTACGTAGAGAATTAGGAAGGAAGGGGGCAGAGGAAGGTAGTTTGCCAGTAGATATTATACCCCACACAAGAAACACTGATAGTAAACCGGAAGCTGTGATTCCTGTGGGTCTGGAGCTATCTGAATGTGTCGGACAGGAATTGGACCAGCCCTCACAAGCTGCTGCCTTCCTGATTCTAGACAAAGATCATCCATCCAGGAAGCCAAATGTAAAGAATATTACGTTCTCTACCTTTAAACCGGTGGATCATTCTTCAGAGCATAACTCCAGATCTGATAGCGGTGTGCTGGGAGATTCAGAAACTGATGCCAAAAGTGACTATGGCTCACTGCCTTCTGCAAAACATGCAGAGAGCAAGAAACCATTGCAAATCCCGGTACACCCAGGGGATGTGATTTTTAATCCTACAAACTCCAATGTTAAGCCTACCCATCCAGAAGTTGCTCAGGTGGATAAATTTTACGGTCCACAAAGACCCAGAAAAGTAAGCTTCCACAGGGAGAGGGGTTACAAGTACAGCTTTGAGAGTGTCAATGACCCCCCAGCCTTCGCATTAGCTGAACCTGTCGGTGATTTGTATCATTCTGAAGCAGGCAGACAGGGTCCTTCAAAATCCGAGTCGACAGATATTCTGGATGTTCTGGAGTGTTTGGAGGATGAGGATATGGTGGAATCTGACACCTCCGAGTCCTGCACATCCTCTCTAGACTCGGAAGGTCCTAGTGAGCATACTAGTAGTGATGAAGAGAGTCATAAACAGGATGAGTTCCTCAAGTTTGCCAAGAGTTTGGCAGACTCTGGGAAGGAAACAACGAAAGATTCCGGGGTAGGGGTGGATGAAGGCCTGATGAGAGACCTGTCACAGGATGACCCTGAACAAGAGGACATTGGGACCGTGCAAGTTCCAGAGGAGGACACTGAAGAGATGAATGTACACAATGGAGGATCCCCAACAGACAACCACCTGCCAGTGATTCCCCAATCTCTGACTGATTCCAGTCTCAGTTCTGTAGAATCTGACAGTGATAAAAACAAGAGATACAGCTTGGATCCTCTAGCAGACTTGGAGAATCCCAGTATTGCAGAAGTGAACACTTCCTTCAGTGATTCTTCTGATGAGGAACAGGAAGGAGGGGGTTGTGATGGGGAAGAAACAAGAGGCTTTGTCATCCCTGTCTTGACCATCAGTTTGCCCTCCAGCCCTGATGCTTCTGGTCAAAGTCCACAAGAAAACGAAAACAACGAATTGGGTTCATCTGAATGCTGA
- the LOC125657720 gene encoding uncharacterized protein LOC125657720, whose product MFQTFETEEIYPPNKLKHVSDISKNTSLVNPNILTFFRENITFDARSCSISASVGGTDIQTPFKIYIYNLPNKFNTDVQTRLMARHPECYSFEYCGSGARLFDIGDGVTVYDSHQFSLEVLIHHLLALSPYRTLDPNKADYFYIPAYIGLQCLLHNVTATRSLIEELFTYLNSTPYFINGKPQFSSLGKIEHEMRSKGSCPYLLHPNTVNITFLSIERALHRSALGQRVISVPYPSYIHLTRKNSSIQNLLAASQRKIFILLAASTRRSIRYRNIIMDQFTEKTTLSYEQYTRHKQNSTTPMVMLITRECAQKPRYYTVPWMLHSVFCLQPPGDSPTRKSFYDSLLSGCIPVLFPYPNHPSAWAFQNHFNFSKFTVTIPYNYMHSKTSRVYDFLSNISPVHVDTLQKEVWRVAPWYQYGIPDGAQSDQQDAMTMIHKDLVSAFSRQ is encoded by the coding sequence ATGTTCCAGACATTTGAAACAGAAGAAATATATCCACCTAACAAACTAAAACATGTTTCAGACATTTCAAAAAATACTTCCTTGGTAAATCCAaatattttgacttttttcagAGAAAACATCACATTTGATGCACGGAGTTGTTCAATATCTGCCTCTGTTGGTGGCACGGACATCCAAACACCCTTCAAAATCTACATATACAATCTTCCCAACAAATTCAACACAGACGTCCAAACTCGTCTGATGGCACGACATCCAGAGTGCTACTCTTTTGAATACTGTGGAAGTGGAGCAAGGCTTTTCGACATTGGAGATGGTGTAACTGTTTATGACAGCCACCAGTTTTCTCTAGAAGTCCTCATACACCATTTGTTGGCGTTAAGTCCTTATCGAACACTGGATCCTAACAAGGCAGACTATTTCTACATCCCCGCCTACATCGGCTTACAGTGCCTACTTCACAACGTCACGGCCACAAGATCACTCATTGAGGAACTGTTCACTTACTTAAACTCCACACCATACTTCATCAATGGTAAACCCCAGTTTTCTTCTCTGGGAAAAATAGAGCATGAAATGAGATCCAAAGGAAGCTGTCCTTATCTCCTACATCCCAATACCGTGAACATTACCTTCCTATCCATTGAGAGGGCGTTACACAGAAGTGCCTTGGGACAACGGGTGATTTCCGTACCCTATCCCAGTTATATTCACCTGACGAGAAAAAACAGTTCTATACAAAACCTTCTGGCTGCCTCCCAGCGAAAGATATTCATTCTATTGGCAGCCAGCACTAGGAGATCCATAAGGTATCGTAACATCATCATGGACCAGTTCACAGAAAAGACCACATTGTCTTACGAACAGTACACGAGGCATAAACAGAACAGTACTACACCCATGGTCATGCTAATTACCAGGGAATGTGCACAGAAACCTAGATACTACACAGTGCCTTGGATGCTCCATTCCGTCTTCTGTCTCCAGCCTCCTGGGGATTCTCCTACAAGGAAATCTTTTTACGACTCCCTCCTGAGTGGATGCATCCCAGTTCTTTTTCCCTACCCTAATCATCCATCTGCCTGGGCATTCCAAAATCACTTCAACTTCTCAAAATTTACTGTTACCATTCCATACAATTATATGCACTCCAAGACTAGCAGAGTCTACGATTTTCTGTCCAACATTtctcctgtacatgtagatactctACAAAAAGAAGTCTGGAGAGTAGCACCCTGGTACCAGTACGGCATTCCTGATGGAGCCCAAAGTGACCAACAAGACGCTATGACAATGATACACAAAGACCTTGTTAGTGCCTTTTCCAGACAGTAA